A stretch of the Flavobacterium aquiphilum genome encodes the following:
- a CDS encoding ComEA family DNA-binding protein: MAFNKIKEYTKFSRDQRTGIFVLFGIVIVLQLVWFFADFSKIEKITPEAQKWLALQSEVEDAKRTVQTDMPKMYPFNPNFITDYKGYKLGMSVQEIDRLLAFREKNKYVNSAKEFQEVTKVSDSLLNLIAPFFKFPDWVNHKKDFVEHKYVQNLAYAKKEKIVLIDINQATKEDLIMVNGVGETLSVRILTQKEKLGGFVSMEQLKEVWGLSPEVIQNLNVYFGVLKLPNLNKINVNNASLKELSQFFYFKYDLARQIVKFRSMNGDFKNIEDLIKINGFPVEKANFIALYLSF; this comes from the coding sequence ATGGCTTTCAATAAAATTAAAGAATATACAAAATTTTCGCGCGATCAGAGGACAGGGATTTTTGTCTTGTTTGGAATCGTGATAGTGTTGCAATTAGTTTGGTTTTTTGCTGATTTTAGTAAAATTGAGAAGATAACTCCGGAAGCACAAAAATGGCTTGCATTGCAATCTGAAGTTGAGGATGCAAAAAGAACAGTTCAGACCGATATGCCAAAGATGTATCCTTTTAATCCTAATTTTATAACAGACTACAAGGGATACAAACTAGGAATGTCGGTTCAGGAAATAGATCGTCTTTTGGCTTTTAGAGAGAAAAATAAATATGTTAATTCTGCTAAGGAATTCCAGGAAGTCACAAAAGTTTCAGATTCATTGTTGAATTTGATTGCTCCGTTTTTTAAATTTCCGGATTGGGTAAATCACAAGAAAGATTTTGTAGAACACAAATATGTTCAAAATTTGGCTTACGCCAAAAAAGAAAAGATAGTTTTGATTGATATTAATCAGGCAACCAAAGAAGATTTGATTATGGTAAATGGAGTTGGTGAGACGCTTTCTGTGCGTATTTTAACCCAAAAGGAAAAACTTGGAGGATTTGTTTCTATGGAGCAACTGAAAGAAGTTTGGGGTTTGTCTCCGGAAGTAATACAAAATCTAAATGTGTACTTTGGTGTTTTAAAGCTTCCAAATTTGAATAAAATTAATGTCAATAATGCTTCATTAAAGGAGCTGTCTCAGTTTTTTTATTTCAAATATGACCTGGCAAGACAAATTGTAAAATTCAGAAGCATGAATGGTGATTTTAAAAATATTGAGGATTTGATAAAAATTAATGGCTTTCCTGTTGAAAAAGCAAATTTTATTGCTTTATATTTGAGCTTTTAA
- the rpsU gene encoding 30S ribosomal protein S21, protein MLIIPIKDGENIDRALKRYKRKFDKTGTVRQLRARTAFIKPSVVNRMKFQKAAYIQGLRDSIENI, encoded by the coding sequence ATGCTAATTATACCAATTAAAGACGGAGAAAATATCGATAGAGCACTAAAGCGCTATAAAAGAAAATTTGATAAAACTGGAACTGTAAGACAGTTAAGAGCTCGTACAGCTTTTATTAAGCCTTCAGTTGTTAATAGGATGAAATTCCAAAAAGCCGCTTATATCCAAGGCTTGAGAGATAGTATCGAGAATATCTAA
- a CDS encoding acyl-CoA dehydrogenase family protein: MNFDYSETQSLIAQSIRDFAEKNIRPHIMEWDEAQTFPVPLFKKLGEMGFMGALVPTELGGSGLNYHEYITLVEEISKVDPSIGLSVAAHNSLCVNHILTFGNEEQKKRWIPKLASAEHIGAWGLTEHNTGSDAGGMNTTAVRDGDFWVVNGAKNFITHAISGDIAVVIVRTGEKGDSKGMTTFVFEKGMMGFTSGKKENKLGMRASETAELIFDNCRIPDANRLGEVGQGFVQAMKILDGGRISIGALALGIAKGAYEAALKYSKERYQFGQPISDFQAISFKLVDMATNIEASELLLHKAAFLKGQNRSVTTSGAMAKMYSSEMCVKVANDAVQIHGGYGYTKDYPVEKFYRDSKLCTIGEGTTEIQKLVISRDLLKD, encoded by the coding sequence ATGAATTTTGATTACAGTGAAACTCAATCTTTAATAGCGCAATCTATAAGAGATTTTGCCGAAAAAAATATAAGACCACATATTATGGAATGGGACGAAGCTCAGACTTTTCCAGTTCCGCTTTTTAAAAAATTAGGTGAAATGGGATTTATGGGGGCGCTTGTTCCTACTGAATTGGGAGGTTCAGGGCTAAATTACCATGAATACATAACGCTTGTTGAAGAAATTTCCAAAGTTGATCCTTCTATAGGTTTGTCTGTTGCTGCACATAATTCTTTATGTGTGAATCATATTTTGACTTTCGGTAATGAAGAGCAAAAGAAAAGATGGATTCCAAAATTGGCTTCTGCCGAACACATTGGTGCTTGGGGTTTGACTGAGCATAATACGGGGTCAGATGCTGGAGGAATGAATACTACTGCTGTTCGTGATGGAGACTTTTGGGTTGTTAATGGTGCTAAAAACTTTATTACCCATGCGATTTCAGGAGATATTGCTGTGGTAATTGTTCGTACCGGAGAAAAAGGTGATTCTAAAGGAATGACCACCTTTGTTTTTGAAAAAGGGATGATGGGATTTACTTCGGGGAAAAAAGAAAATAAACTGGGCATGCGTGCCAGCGAAACAGCTGAATTGATTTTTGATAATTGCAGAATTCCAGATGCTAATAGGTTGGGAGAAGTAGGTCAGGGATTTGTGCAGGCTATGAAAATTTTGGATGGAGGTCGTATCTCGATTGGTGCATTGGCGTTAGGGATAGCTAAAGGTGCGTATGAAGCGGCTTTGAAATATTCTAAAGAAAGATATCAATTTGGGCAGCCTATTTCAGATTTTCAGGCAATCTCCTTTAAATTGGTTGATATGGCTACCAATATTGAAGCTTCGGAATTGTTGTTGCACAAGGCGGCTTTTTTGAAAGGGCAAAACAGATCGGTAACTACATCCGGGGCAATGGCTAAGATGTATTCATCGGAGATGTGTGTAAAAGTGGCTAATGATGCTGTTCAAATACATGGTGGTTATGGTTATACCAAAGATTATCCTGTAGAGAAATTCTATAGGGATTCAAAATTATGCACAATAGGAGAGGGGACTACCGAAATTCAAAAATTGGTTATTTCTAGAGATTTATTGAAAGATTAA